The following coding sequences lie in one Miscanthus floridulus cultivar M001 chromosome 9, ASM1932011v1, whole genome shotgun sequence genomic window:
- the LOC136484209 gene encoding ribulose bisphosphate carboxylase/oxygenase activase, chloroplastic-like: MAAAFSSTSVAAPVSTSTAASSFLLGGSNKKLTISIRKKQQQQVVNKYQPQGGRGLILRAMAVNKEVDETKQTEQDRWRGLAYDTSDDQQDITRGKGRVDPLFQAPMGDGTHVAVLSSYDYISQGLRQYSFDNTMDGYYIAPAFMDKLVVHIAKNFMTLPNIKVPLILGIWGGKGQGKSFQCELVFAKMGINPIVMSAGELESGNAGEPAKLIRQRYREAADLISKGKMSCLFINDLDAGAGRMGGTTQYTVNNQMVNATLMNIADNPTNVQLPGMYNKVENPRVPIIVTGNDFSTLYAPLIRDGRMEKFYWAPTREDRVGVCKGIFRTDGVPDEHVVQLVDAFPGQSIDFFGALRARVYDDEVRRWVAETGVENIARKLVNSKEGPPTFEQPRMTLDKLMEYGRMLVEEQENVKRVQLADKYLSEAALGDANDDDAITRGDLYGKAAQQVRVPVPEGCTDPKAGNFDPAARSDDGSCVYN, translated from the exons ATGGCTGCTGCTTTCTCCTCCACCTCCGTCGCTGCGCCGGTGAGTACTTCCACGGCGGCGAGCAGCTTCCTCCTCGGGGGTAGTAACAAGAAGCTCACTATCAGCAtcaggaagaagcagcagcagcaagtggTGAACAAGTACCAGCCGCAGGGCGGCAGGGGGCTCATCCTCAGAGCCATGGCGGTGAACAAGGAGGTGGACGAGACGAAGCAGACGGAGCAGGACAGGTGGAGGGGACTGGCCTACGACACGTCGGACGACCAGCAGGACATCACCAGGGGGAAGGGCCGCGTGGACCCGCTGTTCCAGGCGCCCATGGGGGACGGCACCCACGTCGCGGTGCTCAGCTCCTACGACTACATCAGCCAGGGACTCAGGCAGTACAGCTTCGACAACACCATGGATGGCTACTACATCGCGCCCGCATTCATGGACAAGCTCGTCGTCCACATTGCCAAGAACTTCATGACCCTGCCAAACATCAAG GTGCCTCTGATCCTCGGTATCTGGGGAGGCAAGGGCCAAGGGAAGTCCTTCCAATGTGAGCTTGTCTTCGCCAAGATGGGCATCAA CCCCATCGTGATGAGCGCCGGCGAGCTGGAGAGCGGCAACGCCGGCGAGCCGGCGAAGCTGATCCGTCAGCGCTACCGTGAGGCCGCCGACCTCATCTCGAAGGGCAAGATGTCCTGcctcttcatcaacgatctcgaCGCCGGCGCGGGTCGCATGGGAGGCACCACCCAGTACACGGTGAACAACCAGATGGTGAACGCCACCCTGATGAACATCGCCGACAACCCCACTAACGTGCAGCTTCCGGGAATGTACAACAAGGTGGAAAACCCCCGGGTGCCCATCATCGTCACCGGCAACGACTTCTCCACGCTGTACGCGCCGCTCATCCGCGACGGCCGCATGGAGAAGTTCTACTGGGCGCCCACTCGCGAGGACCGCGTCGGTGTCTGCAAGGGCATCTTCCGCACCGACGGCGTCCCCGACGAGCACGTCGTCCAGCTCGTCGACGCCTTCCCGGGCCAGTCCATCGACTTCTTCGGCGCCCTCCGCGCCAGGGTATACGACGACGAGGTGCGACGGTGGGTGGCCGAGACCGGCGTCGAGAACATCGCCAGGAAGCTCGTCAACTCCAAGGAGGGCCCGCCGACGTTCGAGCAGCCGAGGATGACGCTGGATAAGCTCATGGAGTACGGCCGCATGCTGGTGGAGGAGCAGGAGAACGTCAAGCGCGTGCAGCTGGCCGACAAGTACCTCAGTGAGGCGGCGCTCGGCGACGCCAACGACGACGACGCCATCACCAGGGGGGACTTGTACGGCAAGGCGGCGCAGCAGGTCCGCGTGCCCGTGCCGGAGGGGTGCACTGACCCCAAGGCCGGCAACTTCGACCCTGCCGCCAGAAGCGACGACGGCAGCTGCGTCTACAACTGA